Proteins from one Caulobacter sp. 73W genomic window:
- a CDS encoding IS481 family transposase, with product MNVHKNARLTPVGRALMISRIEDDSWPVARAASASGVSRRCAYRWLARHRTGDRQLHDRSSAPRRCPLRVSADRQAQIEAMRRQRMTGPVIARGLGMARSTVGLVLRRLGLGKLKMLEPKAPVIRYERSRPGELIHLDIKKLNRFTTEGHRITKDRRLGRSYRAGWEFLHVCVDDASRLAYTEILGSERQDDTTAFLQRALAWLSRQGVQVERVMTDNGAAYCSRQFAAALKLAGARHLRTRPYTPRTNGKAERFIQTSLREWAYARPYSSSDERARAVTAWTDSYNLARPHSGIAGLTPWQRVTNLLGNDT from the coding sequence ATGAACGTCCATAAGAATGCTCGGCTGACGCCAGTTGGTCGAGCCTTGATGATCAGCCGTATTGAGGATGACAGCTGGCCGGTGGCTCGGGCAGCGTCGGCGAGCGGCGTATCACGACGCTGCGCCTACCGATGGCTGGCCCGACATCGCACGGGTGATCGGCAATTGCATGACCGCAGTTCAGCGCCGCGGCGATGCCCCCTTCGTGTCTCGGCGGACCGCCAGGCCCAGATCGAAGCGATGCGCCGCCAGCGGATGACCGGACCGGTCATAGCCCGGGGGCTGGGCATGGCCCGCTCGACTGTCGGCCTGGTCTTGCGTCGCCTGGGTCTGGGCAAACTGAAGATGCTTGAGCCCAAGGCTCCAGTCATCCGCTATGAGCGCTCACGGCCTGGCGAGCTGATCCATCTGGACATCAAGAAGCTCAATCGGTTCACCACCGAAGGTCACCGCATCACCAAAGATCGCCGACTGGGTCGATCATACCGCGCCGGCTGGGAGTTCCTGCACGTCTGCGTCGATGACGCCTCGCGTCTGGCCTACACGGAAATCTTGGGGTCCGAGCGGCAGGACGACACGACCGCCTTCCTGCAACGCGCTCTGGCCTGGCTCAGCCGACAAGGCGTCCAGGTCGAGCGGGTGATGACCGACAACGGCGCAGCCTACTGCTCAAGGCAGTTCGCCGCCGCTCTCAAACTCGCCGGAGCCCGGCATCTCAGAACCCGGCCCTACACCCCACGCACCAATGGCAAGGCCGAACGCTTCATCCAGACCAGCCTGCGTGAATGGGCCTACGCCAGACCCTATTCCTCTTCCGACGAACGCGCACGCGCCGTTACGGCTTGGACCGACAGCTACAACCTGGCTCGACCACACTCCGGCATCGCTGGCCTCACACCCTGGCAGCGTGTGACCAACCTTCTTGGAAACGACACTTAA
- a CDS encoding tryptophan halogenase family protein: MTDTNPNAIRKIVIIGGGSAGWISAAMLSHYFQDGSCEIELVESEEIGTVGVGESTIPPFLQLINSLGIDEREFIQATQASFKLAIRFENWRKKDEVYYHPFGKIGGPIGANEFYHCWLRAKANGHPSSLIDFAPAGVMADQWKFMLPSQAQGTPAASASYAVHIDAHLIAKYLRNFAETRGVKRIEGMVNDVVTRADGGIEKVILRDGREVAGEMFVDCSGFRSILNGKTLGTEFLDWSDVLLCDRAVATQTININPPHPYTLAAAQDFGWRWRIPLQHRAGNGYVFCSKYCSDDEAVATLLSQVEGEVLREPWVLGFKSGMRKQLWNKNCIAVGLAGGFIEPLESTALHLIYRGMDFLLRFFPDKSFDPALAAEYNRRMAMDYEEIRDFIVLHYRTSERDDTPFWRAYREVELPQSLKERIELFRAHGVLRDGVDDMFRAPSWQSVMEGMGIRPKRYQQLVDRVPYSVIEEIMDKAGPMMKSFVDRLPSHDEFLKTHCPAPVPETVSRPAAKA, from the coding sequence ATGACGGACACCAATCCCAACGCGATCAGGAAGATCGTCATTATCGGCGGCGGTTCCGCCGGGTGGATTTCCGCCGCCATGCTCAGCCATTATTTCCAGGACGGCTCCTGCGAGATCGAGCTGGTGGAATCTGAGGAGATCGGCACCGTCGGCGTCGGCGAGTCCACGATCCCGCCGTTCCTGCAACTGATCAACAGCCTGGGCATCGACGAGCGCGAGTTCATCCAGGCGACCCAGGCCAGCTTCAAGTTGGCGATCCGGTTCGAGAACTGGCGCAAGAAGGACGAGGTCTATTACCACCCGTTCGGAAAGATCGGCGGTCCGATCGGCGCTAACGAATTCTATCACTGCTGGCTTCGCGCCAAGGCCAACGGCCATCCCTCATCCCTGATCGACTTCGCCCCGGCGGGCGTGATGGCGGACCAATGGAAGTTCATGCTGCCCTCGCAGGCCCAGGGAACGCCTGCCGCAAGCGCCAGCTACGCTGTCCATATCGACGCTCATCTGATCGCCAAGTACCTCCGTAACTTCGCCGAGACGCGCGGGGTCAAGCGCATCGAGGGGATGGTCAACGATGTGGTCACGCGCGCTGATGGCGGCATCGAGAAGGTCATCTTGCGCGATGGCCGCGAGGTCGCTGGCGAGATGTTCGTCGACTGCTCGGGCTTCCGTTCGATCCTCAACGGCAAGACCTTGGGCACCGAGTTTCTGGACTGGTCCGACGTGCTGCTTTGCGATCGGGCCGTGGCCACCCAGACCATCAACATCAACCCGCCGCATCCCTACACCCTGGCCGCCGCCCAGGATTTCGGTTGGCGGTGGCGCATCCCGCTGCAGCATCGGGCGGGCAACGGCTACGTTTTCTGCAGCAAGTACTGCAGTGACGACGAAGCCGTCGCCACCCTGCTCAGCCAGGTCGAGGGTGAGGTGCTGCGCGAGCCCTGGGTGCTGGGTTTCAAGAGCGGCATGCGCAAGCAATTGTGGAACAAGAACTGCATCGCTGTCGGCCTGGCGGGCGGCTTCATCGAGCCGCTGGAATCAACCGCCTTGCACCTGATCTATCGCGGCATGGACTTCCTGCTGCGCTTCTTCCCGGACAAGAGCTTCGATCCGGCTCTGGCGGCGGAATACAATCGCCGCATGGCCATGGATTATGAGGAGATTCGCGACTTCATCGTCCTGCACTACCGCACGTCCGAGCGTGACGACACGCCGTTCTGGCGCGCCTATCGGGAGGTGGAGCTGCCGCAGAGCCTGAAAGAGCGCATCGAACTGTTCCGCGCCCACGGCGTGCTGCGCGACGGCGTCGACGACATGTTCCGTGCCCCGTCCTGGCAGTCCGTGATGGAGGGCATGGGCATTCGGCCGAAGCGGTATCAGCAGCTCGTTGACCGGGTTCCCTATTCGGTCATCGAGGAGATCATGGACAAGGCCGGACCCATGATGAAGTCCTTCGTGGATCGCCTGCCCAGCCACGATGAGTTCCTGAAGACCCATTGCCCCGCGCCGGTCCCCGAAACGGTGTCGCGGCCAGCGGCCAAGGCATGA
- a CDS encoding ATP-binding protein — MTVLRRPFARALAIGSVAPAVAFLAWSCVALTMRHKQLTPIWAANAVALTALLLAPTRYWGWIVAAAVSGNLIGNAAAGATPILAFGLSVTDAVEYVACALIVRKILGAQVDLSQPRHLTWFVVAAVGSVLGSALISSLMLHALGRGMIMQNLTLWTLANSLGLLIITPALTTLVRRPDGFGARFFDRISIAAIATIAAMVVAVFHFGPYPFLFFVPPLVLLLAVRMEALGAMIGVAVTAITAVLLSAAGVGSLDNQPMNAVEKAIALQLFLAVTTLTALFVAAMAARGRRLQQEAVAARDAAREHSRRAEMAEGVIGLGHWRMDLQAQNLVCSRQMYDIFGLTDEDADLLATVRSILVQEDRDLLSAEFQNIVAGAPPMNDINVSIVRRDGGVRRLSVRMRLDRDHDAPTAVFGTTLDITAQVASEAALAESEARFRLLAENANDLVVQCNTRGVLTYVSPSSKMLLGYDSEQLAGRSALDFLVRSDARAMLAALVAQGLDSEWRPPTRIEYRIRKHNGETAWFEGQPVVVRDPATDRITGITDIVRDISARKALEAQLHEARVEAEAAAAAKAEFLANMSHELRTPLTAVIGFSEMAARRPGQDVQTVEYLELVTTAGRALLATINDILDFSKLEAGQVEINPVDTDPRTLAERTVALFSIQAAQKGLTLCSTGIQTLPTAVSIDAERVRQVLLNLLGNAVKFTEAGEVRLEAAYDPQTTMLRIDVSDTGPGIPPDDMEKLFKRFSQIDGSSTRAHGGTGLGLAICKGLIEAMGGSIAVTSTVGQGSRFSFSIPAPMGQAEVVETEDAPPAMAGRRVLFADDNLANRQLVHVLLNAVGVDVRLAHDGVEAIRLAESESFDAFLLDLRMPGLDGEGVARHLRAAEAPGARRPIIAFSAGAATPALMEVFDAWVGKPVIPETLLSTLGGLVAATPPAPRKRAHRTKARISQ; from the coding sequence ATGACCGTCCTGCGCCGTCCCTTCGCCAGAGCGCTTGCCATCGGCTCCGTCGCACCCGCCGTCGCCTTCCTGGCGTGGTCGTGCGTGGCGCTGACAATGCGCCACAAGCAGTTGACGCCGATCTGGGCGGCGAACGCGGTGGCGCTCACCGCCCTGCTGCTGGCGCCCACCCGCTACTGGGGCTGGATCGTGGCGGCCGCCGTCAGCGGGAACCTGATCGGCAACGCCGCCGCCGGCGCGACGCCGATTCTGGCCTTCGGCCTGTCGGTGACCGACGCCGTCGAGTACGTCGCCTGCGCCCTCATCGTGCGTAAGATCCTGGGTGCGCAAGTCGACCTCAGCCAGCCGCGCCACCTGACATGGTTCGTGGTCGCCGCGGTCGGCAGCGTCCTGGGCTCGGCCCTGATCAGCTCGCTCATGCTGCACGCCCTCGGTCGCGGCATGATCATGCAGAACCTGACCCTGTGGACCCTGGCCAACAGCTTGGGCCTGTTGATAATCACGCCGGCCTTGACCACTCTTGTGCGCCGTCCGGACGGCTTCGGCGCCCGCTTCTTCGACCGCATCTCGATCGCCGCCATCGCGACCATCGCGGCCATGGTGGTCGCGGTCTTCCATTTCGGCCCCTACCCGTTCCTGTTCTTCGTGCCGCCGCTGGTCCTGCTGCTGGCCGTGCGGATGGAGGCCCTGGGCGCGATGATCGGGGTTGCGGTCACCGCCATCACAGCCGTGCTGCTCAGCGCCGCTGGCGTCGGCTCTCTCGACAACCAACCGATGAACGCGGTGGAGAAGGCCATCGCCCTGCAGCTGTTCCTGGCCGTCACCACCCTGACCGCGCTGTTCGTGGCCGCCATGGCCGCCCGTGGACGCCGCCTGCAGCAGGAGGCGGTCGCCGCCCGCGACGCCGCGCGCGAGCACAGCCGCCGGGCCGAAATGGCCGAGGGCGTCATCGGCCTGGGCCACTGGCGCATGGATCTGCAGGCCCAGAACCTCGTCTGCTCGCGCCAGATGTACGACATCTTCGGCCTGACCGACGAGGACGCCGACCTGCTCGCGACGGTGCGTTCCATCCTGGTCCAAGAGGACCGTGACCTGCTGAGCGCCGAGTTCCAGAACATCGTCGCCGGCGCGCCGCCGATGAACGACATCAATGTCAGCATCGTCCGTCGCGACGGCGGCGTGCGGCGGCTGTCGGTGCGTATGCGGCTGGATCGCGACCATGACGCGCCGACGGCGGTGTTCGGCACCACCCTGGACATCACCGCCCAAGTCGCCAGCGAGGCGGCCTTGGCCGAAAGCGAGGCGCGCTTCCGCCTTCTGGCGGAGAACGCCAACGACCTGGTCGTCCAGTGCAATACGCGCGGCGTGCTGACCTATGTTTCCCCATCCTCGAAGATGCTGCTTGGTTACGACTCCGAGCAGCTGGCGGGGCGCAGCGCGCTGGATTTCCTGGTGCGCAGCGACGCTCGCGCCATGCTGGCCGCCCTGGTCGCCCAGGGCCTCGACAGCGAATGGCGGCCGCCGACCCGGATCGAGTACCGGATCCGCAAGCACAACGGCGAGACCGCCTGGTTCGAGGGCCAGCCCGTGGTCGTCCGCGACCCCGCGACCGACCGGATCACCGGCATCACCGACATCGTCCGCGACATCAGCGCCCGCAAGGCGCTGGAGGCGCAGCTTCACGAAGCCCGAGTGGAGGCGGAGGCCGCCGCCGCCGCCAAGGCCGAGTTCCTGGCCAATATGAGCCATGAGTTGCGCACGCCCCTGACCGCCGTCATCGGATTCTCCGAGATGGCCGCCCGTCGCCCGGGCCAGGATGTGCAGACCGTCGAGTATCTGGAGCTGGTGACCACCGCCGGCCGCGCCCTGCTGGCGACGATCAACGACATCCTCGACTTCTCCAAGCTCGAGGCGGGTCAGGTCGAGATCAATCCCGTCGATACGGATCCCCGCACCCTGGCGGAGCGGACGGTGGCCCTGTTCTCGATCCAGGCCGCCCAGAAGGGACTGACCCTATGCTCCACGGGCATCCAGACCCTGCCGACGGCGGTGAGCATCGACGCCGAGCGCGTCCGGCAGGTGCTGCTCAACCTGCTGGGCAACGCGGTGAAGTTCACCGAGGCGGGCGAGGTTCGCCTGGAGGCCGCCTATGATCCGCAAACGACGATGCTGCGTATCGACGTGTCCGACACGGGCCCCGGCATCCCGCCGGACGACATGGAGAAGCTCTTCAAGCGCTTCTCCCAGATCGACGGCTCGTCCACCCGCGCCCATGGCGGCACAGGTCTGGGCCTGGCCATCTGCAAGGGTCTGATCGAAGCGATGGGCGGATCGATCGCGGTGACCAGCACCGTCGGTCAGGGCTCTCGCTTCAGCTTCTCGATCCCCGCGCCCATGGGTCAGGCCGAGGTCGTCGAGACCGAGGACGCGCCGCCGGCCATGGCGGGCCGCCGGGTGCTGTTCGCCGACGACAACCTCGCCAACCGCCAGCTGGTGCATGTGCTCCTCAACGCCGTCGGGGTGGATGTGCGCCTCGCCCATGACGGGGTGGAGGCCATTCGCCTAGCCGAGAGCGAATCCTTCGACGCCTTCCTGCTGGACCTGCGCATGCCCGGCCTGGACGGCGAAGGCGTCGCCCGCCATCTTCGCGCGGCCGAGGCGCCCGGCGCGCGCCGTCCGATCATCGCCTTCTCGGCCGGCGCCGCGACACCGGCCCTGATGGAGGTGTTCGACGCCTGGGTCGGCAAGCCCGTGATCCCGGAAACTCTGCTATCCACCCTGGGCGGCCTCGTCGCCGCGACCCCGCCTGCGCCCCGCAAACGGGCGCACCGGACCAAGGCCAGGATTTCGCAATGA
- a CDS encoding TonB-dependent receptor, with protein sequence MRKLTTKLAAVLLAGASPLAISTIAHAQDAEVEELIVTGIRGSQMKSVDVKRTETALVDAISSEDIGKLPDVTIADALQRVSGIQIQRNAGEGATVNIRGLKQVITLLNGEQYLSAGNMGEAQPNLTDVPAQLMNQVLVYKSTDPNNALSGISGTIDLRTRRPFQMASGLQLSGGAEYQRGDDTKKDDWLVNALASWRNDRVGALVGVAASNANLGNNYSGTVSLSGNNDWGGSNPNNFISPHGFESFARTVERERLAVNGAFEFDLGEGFTLVAEGFYAKLDEYDRKVGVNISNRWSGDAFGVWTRPSVSQNTGVSSGGRPWLAVDEYDIDAWWVNSFSVNRVTKSETKNFNVELNYDNDGPFTAEVRAIYADGDRLSMNGQAQGDLSNWRYAPGRFNLFRDATDRTRGTFYPAAIAAKFPTRYTNGIVGSAGGRFVDPNPLGYGENPQLHYNISGDKAIWSGFDRPISGGLGAGKTLKDYMANKDSYAIGAFSSEGNNEIQSEMSVFRADGHYKFQDEPFLGFITNIDVGARISDRSVEAEQFHLFSGFYGGVPGAVQANGTPVPAGGCEAQWKAIDVVMDQSQCQAGEFIIDPLTGARKFQPYTVNAPTRLDTYNNVIWVDNYGGVTAGLPGVWAVDPRDFDNPAAFHKKVFGGAIRVTVPGESYDVDLREQSGYVATNFALGKLSGDMGLKLIRTELLVRQNITGETRNYGDTNADAGDTVTRRKYTDLLPSINAQYAITDSLKARFSYSKTMQPLDLLNYGGALKINTADDPGLGIRIVTSAEAKGNPNLDPWRSDNFDAALEYYVGQASMVSVSAFLLKIDSFVTSGVTSGSFPDQDGVIRRPVNVTLPIQGDGGEVKGLEVGAKVAMSDFITSPILENFGFDTNYTYSPSEESRTGVDGEKLPFLQNSKNQFNLIGWYQDDKLQVRVAYNYRSARLQEVMSNNIPIFQDSTSYVDVNVSYAVRDNVTVYFNGSNVTGEIENYYARFTKGQTQYVWQNEFEPRYTLGVRARW encoded by the coding sequence GTGAGGAAGCTGACCACCAAGCTGGCGGCCGTGCTGCTGGCAGGGGCCTCGCCCCTGGCGATCTCGACCATCGCGCACGCACAGGACGCTGAAGTCGAAGAGCTCATCGTCACCGGCATCCGCGGTTCGCAGATGAAGTCGGTGGACGTGAAGCGGACCGAAACCGCTCTCGTGGACGCCATTTCGTCGGAAGACATCGGCAAGCTGCCGGACGTCACCATCGCCGACGCCCTGCAGCGCGTGTCGGGCATCCAGATCCAGCGCAACGCCGGTGAAGGCGCCACCGTCAACATCCGCGGCCTGAAGCAGGTCATCACCCTGCTGAACGGCGAACAGTACCTCAGCGCCGGCAACATGGGCGAAGCCCAGCCGAACCTGACCGACGTTCCCGCCCAGCTGATGAACCAGGTGCTGGTCTACAAGAGCACCGACCCGAACAACGCCCTGTCGGGCATCTCGGGCACCATCGACCTGCGCACGCGTCGCCCCTTCCAGATGGCCTCGGGCCTGCAGCTGAGCGGCGGCGCCGAGTATCAGCGCGGCGACGACACCAAGAAGGACGACTGGCTGGTCAACGCCCTGGCCTCCTGGCGCAACGATCGCGTGGGCGCCCTCGTTGGCGTGGCGGCGAGCAACGCCAACCTGGGCAACAACTATTCGGGCACCGTCTCCCTGTCGGGCAACAACGACTGGGGCGGCTCGAACCCGAACAACTTCATCTCACCGCACGGCTTCGAGAGCTTCGCCCGCACCGTCGAGCGTGAGCGTCTGGCCGTGAACGGCGCCTTCGAATTCGACCTGGGCGAAGGCTTCACCCTGGTCGCCGAAGGCTTCTACGCCAAGCTCGACGAGTATGACCGCAAGGTCGGGGTCAACATCTCCAACCGCTGGTCCGGCGACGCCTTCGGCGTGTGGACCCGTCCGAGCGTGTCGCAGAACACGGGCGTCAGCAGCGGCGGCCGTCCGTGGCTTGCCGTCGACGAGTACGACATCGACGCCTGGTGGGTGAACTCCTTCTCGGTGAACCGCGTCACCAAGTCGGAAACCAAGAACTTCAACGTCGAGCTGAACTACGACAACGACGGCCCGTTCACGGCTGAAGTGCGCGCCATCTATGCTGACGGCGACCGTCTCAGCATGAACGGCCAGGCCCAGGGCGACCTGAGCAACTGGCGCTATGCGCCGGGCCGCTTCAACCTGTTCCGGGACGCGACCGACCGCACCCGCGGCACTTTCTACCCGGCGGCCATCGCCGCCAAGTTCCCGACCCGTTACACCAACGGCATCGTCGGCAGCGCCGGCGGCCGCTTCGTCGATCCGAACCCGTTGGGCTACGGCGAGAACCCGCAGCTCCACTATAATATCTCGGGCGACAAGGCGATCTGGAGCGGCTTCGACCGTCCGATCAGCGGCGGCCTCGGCGCCGGCAAGACGCTGAAGGACTACATGGCCAACAAGGACAGCTACGCGATCGGCGCGTTCTCGTCCGAAGGCAACAATGAGATCCAGTCGGAAATGTCGGTGTTCCGCGCCGACGGTCACTACAAGTTCCAGGACGAGCCGTTCCTGGGCTTCATCACCAATATCGACGTGGGCGCGCGCATCAGCGACCGCTCGGTCGAGGCCGAGCAGTTCCACCTGTTCTCCGGCTTCTACGGCGGCGTTCCGGGTGCGGTGCAGGCCAACGGCACGCCCGTTCCGGCCGGCGGCTGCGAGGCTCAGTGGAAGGCCATCGACGTCGTGATGGACCAGAGCCAGTGCCAGGCTGGCGAATTCATCATCGATCCGCTGACCGGCGCGCGGAAATTCCAGCCCTACACGGTCAACGCTCCGACCCGCCTCGACACCTACAACAACGTCATCTGGGTCGATAACTACGGCGGCGTCACCGCCGGCCTGCCTGGCGTGTGGGCGGTCGATCCGCGCGACTTCGACAACCCGGCGGCCTTCCACAAGAAGGTGTTCGGCGGCGCCATTCGCGTCACCGTTCCGGGTGAATCCTACGACGTCGATCTGCGCGAGCAGAGCGGCTACGTGGCGACCAACTTCGCCCTCGGCAAGCTGTCGGGCGACATGGGTCTGAAGCTGATCCGCACCGAACTGCTGGTGCGCCAGAACATCACCGGCGAGACCCGCAACTATGGCGACACCAACGCCGACGCGGGCGACACGGTCACCCGTCGCAAGTACACCGATCTGCTGCCGTCGATTAACGCCCAGTACGCGATCACCGACAGCCTGAAGGCGCGCTTCTCGTACTCCAAGACGATGCAGCCGCTCGACCTGCTCAACTACGGCGGCGCGCTTAAGATCAACACGGCCGACGATCCGGGCCTTGGCATCCGCATCGTCACCAGCGCAGAGGCCAAGGGCAACCCGAACCTCGACCCCTGGCGTTCGGACAACTTCGACGCCGCTTTGGAATACTATGTGGGCCAGGCCTCGATGGTCTCGGTGTCGGCCTTCCTGCTGAAGATCGACAGCTTCGTCACCAGCGGCGTGACCAGCGGCAGCTTCCCCGATCAGGACGGCGTCATTCGCCGCCCGGTCAACGTCACCCTGCCCATCCAGGGCGACGGTGGTGAGGTGAAGGGTTTGGAAGTCGGCGCCAAGGTCGCCATGAGCGACTTCATCACGTCGCCGATCCTCGAAAACTTCGGCTTCGACACCAACTACACTTACTCGCCCAGCGAGGAGTCGCGCACCGGCGTCGATGGCGAAAAGCTGCCCTTCCTCCAGAACTCCAAGAACCAGTTCAACCTGATCGGCTGGTACCAGGACGACAAGCTGCAGGTCCGCGTGGCCTACAACTACCGCAGCGCTCGCCTGCAAGAGGTGATGAGCAACAACATCCCGATCTTCCAAGACTCCACGAGCTATGTGGACGTGAACGTCAGCTACGCTGTGCGTGACAACGTGACCGTCTACTTCAACGGCTCCAACGTCACGGGCGAGATCGAGAACTACTACGCTCGCTTCACCAAGGGTCAGACGCAGTACGTCTGGCAGAACGAGTTCGAGCCTCGCTACACCCTGGGCGTCCGCGCCCGCTGGTAA
- a CDS encoding lipid A-modifier LpxR family protein encodes MRIWVGLGCLAAWAAAGSAFGQALDASDFAVQGQRPLGVGGAFATQGPVASPLSMSSTRYDDAHGIVDWSTRETVTPSKSGKRVDSVRVSVASYTPGRSGLVLPQPGVDAEDFASVDAYDVILTRGWPAAVAFSAGKLDIDVSPHAAVGFGDSGNSAEAGAMLRVGRNLEERVDGALDRVGVKDGSSFGEKGRWYLFAAASGRAVGMNMMQGAGGWERAGWSTDATSRLVGDAQAGVAWRKGAMQASIGYVGRRIKGKEQFRGMETVQSSMVGVSFSLRPKW; translated from the coding sequence ATGCGGATCTGGGTTGGATTGGGATGTCTGGCGGCCTGGGCGGCCGCCGGCTCGGCCTTTGGCCAGGCGCTCGACGCCTCTGACTTCGCCGTGCAGGGCCAGCGTCCGCTCGGCGTCGGCGGCGCGTTCGCCACGCAAGGCCCCGTCGCATCTCCGCTTTCCATGTCGTCCACCCGCTATGACGACGCCCACGGGATCGTCGACTGGTCGACCCGCGAGACGGTCACGCCCAGCAAGAGCGGCAAGCGGGTGGACTCCGTCCGTGTCAGCGTCGCCAGCTATACGCCCGGCCGCAGCGGCCTCGTCCTGCCCCAACCTGGCGTGGACGCCGAGGATTTCGCCAGCGTGGACGCCTATGACGTCATCCTGACGCGGGGCTGGCCCGCCGCCGTGGCCTTCTCCGCCGGCAAGCTCGACATCGACGTGTCGCCGCACGCGGCCGTCGGCTTTGGCGACAGCGGCAACAGCGCCGAGGCCGGCGCCATGTTGCGGGTGGGGCGGAACCTGGAAGAGCGCGTGGACGGGGCCCTCGACCGGGTCGGCGTCAAGGACGGTTCGTCCTTTGGCGAAAAGGGCCGCTGGTATCTCTTCGCCGCCGCCTCGGGCCGCGCGGTCGGCATGAACATGATGCAGGGCGCCGGCGGATGGGAGCGGGCCGGCTGGTCCACCGACGCCACCAGTCGCCTGGTCGGCGACGCCCAGGCCGGCGTCGCCTGGCGCAAGGGCGCGATGCAGGCCTCGATCGGCTATGTGGGCCGGCGCATCAAGGGCAAGGAACAGTTCCGAGGCATGGAGACTGTCCAATCCTCGATGGTCGGGGTGAGCTTCAGCCTCCGCCCCAAGTGGTGA
- a CDS encoding tryptophan halogenase family protein: protein MVDNRIQSIVIVGGGTAGWMAAASLRRHFHRLPVEITLVESAEIGTIGVGEATIPTIRRFYQALGLSDLDVLKATQGTCKLGIQFRDWNAPGSSFVHPFGLYGQELRGVGFHHYWLKMRQAGKAGPLGEYSLGASLAAASKFTTPSPNPPSSLSVFDWALHFDAGLFAQLMRKTAEADGVRRIEGTIGKVNQRAEDGFITSVELNDGRVVEGELFIDCSGFRGLLIEQTLKTGYEDWSDWLFCDRALAVQSVGAPNPPSYTDVLALSSGWRWRIPLRHRFGNGYVYSSRFIDDDKAKAELVSTIPDKLLFEPRPIRFMPGRRIKAWNKNCVTLGLASGFLEPLESTSIALIETGIEKIKQLFPDRRFDPRLVDEFNDWSRREFERVRDFIILHYKAAQRADTPFWRHCRDAEIPDTLAHKIEMFRSRGHFVRYRWEMFSPPSWLAIYDGFGIMPDDYDPAVDTLDADGLARSMEDMRRAVAKTVADAPAHQDFLERYCGPYLPELEEATA, encoded by the coding sequence GTGGTGGACAACCGCATCCAGAGCATCGTCATCGTCGGCGGGGGCACCGCCGGCTGGATGGCCGCCGCCAGCCTGCGGCGGCATTTCCATAGGCTGCCGGTCGAGATCACCCTCGTCGAGTCCGCCGAGATCGGCACGATCGGCGTGGGCGAGGCGACCATCCCCACCATCCGGCGCTTCTACCAGGCCCTCGGTCTGAGTGATCTGGATGTGCTGAAGGCGACCCAGGGGACGTGCAAGCTAGGCATTCAGTTTCGCGACTGGAACGCGCCGGGATCGTCGTTCGTCCACCCGTTCGGCCTCTACGGTCAGGAGCTTCGCGGGGTGGGCTTTCATCACTACTGGCTGAAGATGCGCCAAGCCGGAAAGGCTGGGCCGCTGGGCGAATACAGCCTCGGCGCCAGCCTGGCCGCGGCCAGCAAATTCACCACCCCATCGCCCAATCCGCCGTCCAGCCTGTCGGTCTTCGACTGGGCCCTGCATTTCGACGCCGGGCTGTTCGCTCAGCTGATGCGCAAGACCGCCGAGGCGGACGGCGTGCGGCGGATCGAAGGCACCATCGGCAAGGTCAATCAGCGCGCCGAGGATGGCTTCATCACCTCGGTTGAGCTGAACGACGGCCGTGTGGTCGAGGGCGAGCTGTTCATCGACTGCTCCGGTTTCCGCGGCCTGCTGATCGAGCAGACCCTGAAGACCGGCTACGAGGATTGGAGCGACTGGCTGTTCTGCGACCGCGCCCTGGCGGTGCAGAGCGTGGGCGCCCCCAACCCGCCCTCCTATACCGACGTCCTTGCCCTATCGTCCGGCTGGCGCTGGCGCATTCCGCTGCGCCACCGGTTCGGCAACGGCTATGTCTATTCCAGCCGCTTCATCGACGACGATAAGGCCAAGGCCGAGCTGGTCTCGACCATCCCCGACAAGCTGCTGTTCGAGCCGCGTCCCATCCGGTTCATGCCCGGGCGGCGGATCAAGGCCTGGAACAAGAACTGCGTCACCTTAGGTCTGGCTTCCGGGTTCCTGGAGCCGCTGGAAAGCACCAGCATCGCCCTGATCGAGACGGGCATCGAGAAGATCAAGCAGCTGTTCCCAGACCGCCGCTTCGACCCGCGCCTGGTCGACGAATTCAACGACTGGTCCCGGCGCGAGTTCGAACGCGTCCGCGACTTCATCATCCTGCACTACAAGGCCGCGCAACGGGCCGACACGCCGTTCTGGCGCCATTGCCGGGACGCCGAAATCCCCGACACCCTGGCCCACAAGATCGAGATGTTCCGCAGCCGCGGGCACTTCGTTCGCTACCGCTGGGAAATGTTTTCTCCGCCGAGCTGGCTGGCGATCTATGACGGCTTCGGCATCATGCCGGATGACTACGACCCGGCCGTGGACACGCTCGACGCCGACGGGCTGGCCCGCAGCATGGAAGATATGCGCCGCGCCGTCGCCAAGACCGTCGCGGACGCCCCTGCCCACCAGGATTTCCTGGAACGCTACTGCGGCCCTTATCTGCCGGAGTTGGAAGAGGCGACGGCTTAA